From Thalassococcus sp. S3, one genomic window encodes:
- the fliP gene encoding flagellar type III secretion system pore protein FliP (The bacterial flagellar biogenesis protein FliP forms a type III secretion system (T3SS)-type pore required for flagellar assembly.), whose product MTRVWMAAATLVLLAFGFAYPAQAQDISISLGEDGSLAARSIQLILLITVLSLAPGLAIMVTCFPFIVTVLAILRQAIGLQQSPPNMLIVSLALFLTYFVMEPVFTAAWENGISPLVDGAIDVETATPEILAPFRDFMSGRVDPETFLSMAELRSESVDIALTPDAPLSVLVPSFLLSEISRAFQIGFLIFLPFLIIDLVVAAVLMSMGMMMVPPAIVSLPFKLAFFVMADGWNLIAGSLVRSYF is encoded by the coding sequence ATGACACGGGTGTGGATGGCAGCCGCCACTCTTGTGCTGCTCGCATTCGGCTTTGCCTATCCCGCCCAGGCCCAGGATATCTCCATCTCTCTCGGCGAAGACGGTTCGCTGGCGGCCCGCTCCATCCAGCTGATCCTTCTGATCACGGTTCTCAGCCTGGCGCCGGGACTGGCGATCATGGTCACCTGTTTTCCGTTCATCGTGACGGTGCTTGCGATCCTGCGTCAGGCGATCGGGCTTCAGCAATCACCGCCGAATATGCTGATTGTCAGCCTTGCGCTCTTCCTGACCTATTTCGTGATGGAGCCGGTTTTCACCGCCGCCTGGGAAAACGGCATCTCGCCCCTTGTCGACGGTGCCATCGATGTCGAGACCGCAACACCCGAGATATTGGCGCCCTTTCGCGATTTCATGTCTGGTCGCGTCGACCCGGAAACTTTCCTGTCGATGGCCGAACTGAGATCAGAAAGCGTGGACATCGCGCTGACCCCCGACGCCCCCCTTTCTGTTCTTGTTCCCAGTTTTCTTCTGTCCGAAATCTCTCGCGCCTTTCAGATTGGCTTTCTCATCTTTCTGCCGTTCCTGATCATCGATCTGGTTGTGGCCGCCGTCTTGATGTCCATGGGTATGATGATGGTGCCCCCTGCCATCGTGTCCTTGCCGTTCAAACTTGCCTTCTTCGTGATGGCAGATGGATGGAACCTCATCGCAGGATCGCTTGTGCGAAGTTATTTCTGA
- a CDS encoding FliM/FliN family flagellar motor C-terminal domain-containing protein → MADPEDQPRQAAEAGNPFTSVPIEVVVSVGKARPLVRELVQLGENAVLTLDKRVEDPVELFVGDRLIARGELEELDGEKQGQLAVRLTEIADLQNGL, encoded by the coding sequence ATGGCTGACCCCGAAGACCAACCCAGGCAGGCTGCGGAGGCCGGCAATCCGTTTACATCCGTGCCGATAGAAGTTGTGGTGTCGGTCGGTAAGGCCCGTCCGCTTGTACGCGAACTGGTTCAACTGGGTGAAAACGCGGTTTTGACCCTGGACAAGCGGGTCGAGGACCCAGTGGAGCTCTTTGTCGGCGACCGTCTGATTGCCCGTGGCGAATTGGAGGAGCTGGACGGGGAAAAACAGGGCCAGCTTGCCGTGCGATTAACCGAAATCGCCGATCTGCAGAACGGTCTCTGA